A window of Corallococcus macrosporus DSM 14697 contains these coding sequences:
- a CDS encoding amidase, with translation MKKPAAPSGSQGGLSRRALLGGTAAATALASLDVSARAAPAPTRPFELAEATVAELQAAMQSGEHTARGLAERYLARIADLDAREHLPLRSVIELNPDALATAAALDRERREKGARGPLHGIPVLIKDNIATADRMQTTGGSLALVGARPPRDAFIVERLRAAGAVILGKTNLSEWANFRSTRSASGWSARGGQTRNPYALDRTPSGSSSGSGTATAANLCAVSVGTETDGSIVSPSAASALVGLKPTVGLVSRSGIIPISHSQDTAGPMARTVADAAALLSVLAGVDPADAATAASKGKAHADYTRFLDPDGLKGARIGVPRERFFGYHPATDARVEEALALMKSRGAILVDPAPIPSAARLDAPELEVLLYEFKAGLEAYLATLPEGTAPRTLAALIRYNEAHADAELPYFGQEILHMAQAKGPLTDKAYLKALQACRRLSRAQGLDAVMKQHKLDALVAPTQAPAGLIDPINGDHWLGSSSTPAAVSGYPSITVPAGFVHGLPVGLSFMGRAWSEPVLLKLAYAYEQASKHRRPPTFAQTADLRGRAGATSRPATP, from the coding sequence ATGAAGAAACCCGCTGCCCCGTCCGGCTCCCAAGGGGGCCTCAGCCGCCGAGCCCTCCTGGGCGGCACCGCCGCCGCCACCGCGCTCGCCTCGCTGGACGTCTCCGCCCGAGCGGCGCCCGCGCCCACCCGGCCCTTCGAGCTGGCCGAGGCCACCGTCGCGGAGCTCCAGGCCGCCATGCAGTCGGGCGAGCACACCGCACGGGGCCTCGCGGAGCGTTACCTGGCGCGCATCGCGGACCTGGACGCGCGGGAGCACCTGCCGCTGCGCTCGGTCATCGAGCTGAACCCGGACGCGCTGGCGACGGCCGCCGCGCTGGACCGGGAGCGCCGCGAGAAGGGCGCGCGGGGCCCGCTGCATGGCATCCCCGTGCTCATCAAGGACAACATCGCCACCGCGGACCGGATGCAGACGACGGGGGGCTCGCTGGCGTTGGTGGGCGCGCGGCCGCCGCGGGACGCCTTCATCGTGGAGCGGCTGCGGGCGGCGGGCGCGGTCATCCTGGGCAAGACGAACCTGAGCGAGTGGGCCAACTTCCGCTCCACGCGGTCGGCCAGTGGCTGGAGCGCCAGGGGCGGCCAGACGCGCAACCCCTATGCGCTGGACCGGACGCCCTCGGGCTCCAGCTCCGGCTCCGGCACGGCCACCGCCGCCAACCTCTGCGCGGTGTCGGTGGGGACGGAGACGGACGGCTCCATCGTGTCGCCCTCGGCGGCCAGCGCGCTGGTGGGGCTCAAGCCGACGGTGGGCCTGGTGAGCCGCTCCGGCATCATCCCCATCTCCCACAGCCAGGACACCGCCGGCCCCATGGCGCGCACGGTGGCGGACGCCGCGGCCCTGCTGAGCGTGCTCGCGGGGGTGGACCCGGCGGACGCGGCGACGGCGGCGAGCAAGGGCAAGGCGCACGCGGACTACACCCGGTTCCTCGACCCGGACGGCTTGAAGGGCGCGCGCATCGGCGTCCCCCGCGAGCGCTTCTTCGGCTACCACCCGGCCACCGACGCACGGGTGGAGGAGGCCCTGGCCCTGATGAAGTCCCGGGGCGCCATCCTCGTGGACCCCGCGCCGATTCCCTCGGCGGCGCGGCTCGATGCCCCCGAGCTGGAGGTCCTCCTCTACGAGTTCAAGGCGGGGCTGGAGGCCTACCTCGCCACGCTGCCGGAGGGGACGGCGCCGCGCACGCTCGCGGCGCTCATCCGCTATAACGAAGCCCACGCGGACGCGGAGCTGCCGTACTTCGGGCAGGAAATCCTCCACATGGCCCAGGCGAAGGGCCCGCTGACAGACAAGGCCTACCTCAAGGCGCTCCAGGCCTGCCGGCGGCTGTCGCGCGCCCAGGGGTTGGACGCGGTGATGAAGCAGCACAAGCTGGATGCGCTGGTGGCGCCCACGCAGGCGCCCGCGGGCCTCATCGACCCCATCAACGGGGACCACTGGCTGGGCAGCAGCTCCACGCCCGCGGCGGTGTCGGGCTACCCCTCCATCACCGTGCCCGCGGGCTTCGTCCACGGCCTGCCCGTGGGCCTGTCCTTCATGGGCCGGGCCTGGAGCGAGCCCGTGCTGCTGAAGCTGGCCTACGCCTACGAGCAGGCGTCGAAGCACCGCCGCCCACCCACCTTCGCGCAGACGGCGGACCTGCGCGGACGGGCCGGCGCCACGAGCCGGCCCGCGACGCCCTGA
- a CDS encoding acetylserotonin O-methyltransferase: MSQQPRASHAPPPPAALQMTQMVYGFWVSRCLQIMAELGLADIIGDVPKTVEELADASGTHAPTLRRMLRLLSGLGVLVKDEATQRWALTELGGMLRKDNPGSVYGSLMAHGHLLSWQAWGDLATALKTGKPTVEKFMGDTFFNYMTTHPDVAAIFNGSMAAYQTMNAPAVVNAYDFSSARTVVDVGGGTGMLLAHILGANPGVRGTIFEMPHVAVEARERLAQRGLSGRCDVVDGDFFARITPEGHDVYILSQILHDWDDEQSLRILQNIRAAMRPDSRLLIVETVLPGDNVQHFGNLYDMAMLVLVGGRERTGPEYTALLEKAGLRLSNVFPTAMPPSVVEAVVA, encoded by the coding sequence ATGAGCCAGCAACCTCGAGCCTCTCACGCGCCTCCGCCGCCCGCCGCCTTGCAGATGACGCAAATGGTCTATGGCTTCTGGGTTTCCCGGTGCCTCCAAATCATGGCGGAGCTGGGGCTCGCCGACATCATTGGGGATGTGCCCAAGACGGTCGAGGAGCTCGCCGACGCCAGCGGCACGCATGCCCCGACGCTGCGGCGGATGTTGCGTCTGCTCAGCGGGCTGGGCGTGCTCGTGAAGGATGAAGCCACGCAGCGCTGGGCCCTCACGGAGCTGGGCGGAATGCTCCGCAAGGACAACCCGGGCTCCGTGTATGGCTCGCTCATGGCGCATGGCCATCTGCTGTCATGGCAGGCCTGGGGGGACCTGGCCACCGCCTTGAAGACGGGCAAGCCCACGGTGGAGAAGTTCATGGGCGACACGTTCTTCAACTACATGACGACGCACCCCGACGTCGCCGCCATCTTCAATGGCAGCATGGCCGCGTATCAGACGATGAACGCGCCGGCGGTGGTGAACGCGTATGACTTTTCCTCCGCGCGCACCGTCGTCGACGTGGGCGGCGGTACCGGCATGTTGCTGGCGCACATCCTGGGCGCCAACCCTGGCGTGCGCGGCACCATCTTCGAGATGCCTCACGTCGCCGTGGAGGCCCGTGAGCGGCTCGCCCAGCGGGGCTTGTCGGGGCGCTGCGACGTGGTTGACGGAGACTTCTTCGCGCGCATCACCCCGGAGGGCCACGACGTCTACATCCTGTCGCAGATCCTCCATGACTGGGATGACGAGCAGAGCCTGCGCATCCTCCAGAACATCCGCGCGGCGATGCGCCCCGACTCGCGGCTGCTCATCGTGGAGACGGTGCTGCCGGGTGACAACGTGCAGCACTTCGGCAACCTCTATGACATGGCCATGCTGGTGCTCGTGGGCGGCCGCGAGCGCACGGGCCCGGAGTACACGGCGCTGCTGGAGAAGGCGGGGCTGAGGCTGTCCAACGTCTTCCCGACGGCGATGCCGCCCAGCGTCGTCGAAGCCGTGGTGGCCTGA
- a CDS encoding flotillin family protein, with the protein MDPITAVAAGTGGIILLGGILLTIVRLYRQVDQGKVLIVNTLKAEPVVTFSGAVVFPIINRAEVMDIALKTVEIDRRGKEGLICRDNIRADIKVTFFVRVNKTREDVLKVAQSIGCARASDQETLENLFEAKFSEALKTVGKSFDFEELYTKREEIKDQVVNVIGRDLSGYMLEDCAIDFLEQTPVEMLDKDNILDAQGIRKITELTTKQNVFTNELRQDERMAVTKRNVEADEAIFALERQREEAAAKQKREIDSIQARETAEAERVKQEEYAKAQLARIKAEEEIHINEQNKARQVEVAQKNRERVVGVEAERVEKDRALEAINRERETELQRIAKEKALEGEKKLIADVVRARIAVEKTVAEEEERIKDLRVKAEATRRKDALLITAEAQAQEKLVKDIKAAEASNEVAKFSAKEKLTLAEAELEAADKTAKAKVRLAEGVQAEAAAEGLAEVRVKEADAQAQEKLGMVNVRVKEAEAGAIEKQGQAEAAIVREKLLAEAAGAQEKGLAQARVLEAEASAIQKRGEAEAIATREKQLAEAAAIQEKLLAEARGLAEKAASMKLMDGVGREHEEFRLKLNKERDVELESIRARKDIAHAQAEVLAKAFANAKFNIVGGDGQFFERFVKAVSFGSAVDGALDHGEALQKALGGYLNGEKDFAADLKEVLSKPGLTNDAQNLAVAALLHKMAASPVAATGAGLKALVNEVKPGTTDTTQG; encoded by the coding sequence ATGGATCCCATTACCGCGGTCGCCGCCGGCACCGGTGGCATCATCCTTCTCGGAGGCATCCTCCTCACCATCGTCCGGCTGTACCGGCAGGTGGACCAGGGCAAGGTGCTCATCGTCAACACGCTGAAGGCCGAGCCGGTCGTCACCTTCTCCGGCGCGGTGGTGTTCCCCATCATCAACCGCGCCGAGGTGATGGACATCGCCTTGAAGACGGTTGAAATCGACCGCCGCGGCAAGGAAGGCCTCATCTGCCGGGACAACATCCGCGCGGACATCAAGGTGACCTTCTTCGTGCGCGTGAACAAGACGCGCGAGGACGTGCTGAAGGTGGCGCAGTCCATTGGCTGCGCGCGCGCGTCCGACCAGGAGACGCTGGAGAACCTCTTCGAGGCCAAGTTCTCCGAGGCGCTCAAGACGGTGGGCAAGAGCTTCGACTTCGAGGAGCTCTACACCAAGCGCGAGGAGATCAAGGACCAGGTCGTCAACGTCATCGGCAGGGACCTCAGCGGCTACATGCTGGAGGACTGCGCCATCGACTTCCTGGAGCAGACCCCCGTCGAGATGCTGGACAAGGACAACATCCTCGACGCGCAGGGCATCCGGAAGATCACCGAGCTGACCACCAAGCAGAACGTCTTCACCAACGAGCTGCGCCAGGACGAGCGCATGGCCGTCACCAAGCGCAACGTCGAGGCGGATGAGGCCATCTTCGCCCTCGAGCGTCAGCGCGAGGAGGCCGCGGCCAAGCAGAAGCGTGAGATTGACAGCATCCAGGCCCGCGAGACGGCCGAGGCCGAGCGCGTGAAGCAGGAGGAGTACGCCAAGGCCCAGCTCGCGCGCATCAAGGCGGAGGAGGAGATCCACATCAACGAGCAGAACAAGGCTCGTCAGGTGGAGGTCGCGCAGAAGAACCGCGAGCGCGTGGTGGGCGTGGAGGCCGAGCGCGTGGAGAAGGACCGCGCCCTGGAGGCCATCAACCGCGAGCGTGAGACGGAGCTGCAGCGCATCGCCAAGGAGAAGGCGCTGGAAGGCGAGAAGAAGCTCATCGCCGACGTGGTGCGCGCCCGCATCGCCGTGGAGAAGACGGTGGCCGAGGAGGAGGAGCGCATCAAGGACCTGCGCGTGAAGGCCGAGGCCACCCGCCGCAAGGACGCGCTGCTCATCACCGCCGAGGCGCAGGCGCAGGAGAAGCTGGTCAAGGACATCAAGGCGGCCGAGGCCTCCAACGAGGTGGCCAAGTTCAGCGCCAAGGAGAAGCTGACGCTGGCCGAGGCCGAGCTCGAGGCCGCCGACAAGACGGCCAAGGCGAAGGTCCGCCTGGCCGAGGGCGTCCAGGCCGAGGCCGCCGCCGAGGGCCTCGCCGAGGTGCGCGTGAAGGAGGCCGACGCGCAGGCGCAGGAGAAGCTGGGCATGGTCAACGTCCGCGTGAAGGAGGCGGAGGCCGGCGCCATCGAGAAGCAGGGCCAGGCGGAGGCGGCCATCGTCCGCGAGAAGCTGCTGGCGGAGGCCGCGGGCGCGCAGGAGAAGGGGCTGGCCCAGGCGCGCGTGCTGGAGGCGGAAGCCAGCGCCATCCAGAAGCGCGGCGAGGCGGAGGCCATCGCCACGCGCGAGAAGCAGCTGGCCGAGGCCGCTGCCATCCAGGAGAAGCTGCTGGCCGAGGCCCGGGGCCTGGCGGAGAAGGCCGCGTCCATGAAGCTGATGGACGGCGTCGGTCGCGAGCACGAGGAGTTCCGCCTCAAGCTCAACAAGGAGCGCGACGTGGAGCTGGAGTCCATCCGCGCGCGGAAGGACATCGCGCACGCCCAGGCCGAGGTGCTGGCCAAGGCGTTCGCCAACGCGAAGTTCAACATCGTCGGTGGCGACGGCCAGTTCTTCGAGCGCTTCGTCAAGGCGGTGTCGTTCGGCTCCGCGGTGGACGGCGCGCTGGACCACGGCGAGGCGCTGCAGAAGGCGCTGGGTGGCTACCTCAACGGCGAGAAGGACTTCGCGGCGGACCTGAAGGAGGTCCTCTCCAAGCCCGGCCTCACCAACGACGCGCAGAACCTGGCGGTCGCCGCGCTGCTGCACAAGATGGCGGCCAGCCCGGTCGCCGCCACCGGCGCGGGCCTCAAGGCGCTGGTGAACGAGGTCAAGCCCGGCACGACGGACACCACGCAGGGCTGA
- a CDS encoding DNA topoisomerase IB, with protein sequence MALHAEPTRQPRPRPGARRETQLERLQRAGIRRRGSPKRGFRYVQPDGRAVSPGERERIDALRLPPAWTDVAIAPSPTARLQAVGRDAAGRWQYRYHASHTRRRDEEKFRRIVSFARALPRMRRRVNADLRKQGLGRDKVMAGILRILGTCFIRPGSQQYAEENGSFGIATLRRRHVRVAGDTVHFDFPGKSGKQQRRQLRDRRVATLVRRLLKVPGRDVFKFVLDDGFVVDVRRRHINEYIQEVMGDQFSAKDFRTWAGTLICACALARARERAKAPGGPVKQTVLKKTMVAAVKEAAEHLGNTPAVARSSYIYPSVLAMFERGQVVDTWFDSVDELAETRSGSLHCSEKALLDMLDTSRRRRRRARH encoded by the coding sequence ATGGCCCTTCACGCGGAACCCACCCGGCAGCCCCGCCCCCGGCCAGGGGCCCGGCGCGAGACGCAGCTCGAACGGCTCCAGCGCGCCGGCATCCGGCGGCGGGGCTCCCCCAAGCGGGGTTTCCGCTATGTCCAGCCGGATGGCCGGGCCGTGAGCCCGGGGGAGCGCGAGCGAATCGACGCGCTGCGCCTCCCTCCCGCCTGGACGGACGTGGCCATCGCCCCCTCCCCCACGGCGCGTTTGCAGGCCGTGGGCCGGGACGCCGCGGGGCGCTGGCAGTACCGCTATCACGCCTCACACACCCGCAGGCGGGACGAGGAGAAGTTCCGGCGAATCGTCAGCTTCGCGCGGGCGCTCCCCCGGATGCGGCGGCGAGTCAACGCGGACCTGCGCAAGCAGGGCCTGGGCCGGGACAAGGTGATGGCGGGCATCCTCCGCATCCTGGGCACCTGCTTCATCCGCCCCGGGAGCCAGCAGTACGCGGAAGAGAATGGCAGCTTCGGCATCGCCACCCTGCGCCGCCGGCACGTGCGCGTGGCCGGGGACACGGTGCACTTCGACTTCCCTGGCAAGAGCGGCAAGCAGCAGCGGAGGCAGCTCCGCGACCGGCGGGTGGCCACGCTGGTGCGGCGCCTCTTGAAGGTGCCCGGGCGCGACGTCTTCAAGTTCGTGCTGGATGACGGCTTCGTGGTGGACGTGCGGCGCCGCCACATCAACGAGTACATCCAGGAGGTCATGGGCGACCAGTTCAGCGCCAAGGACTTCCGCACCTGGGCCGGCACCCTCATCTGCGCCTGCGCGCTGGCCCGGGCGCGCGAGCGGGCCAAGGCCCCCGGCGGCCCGGTGAAGCAGACGGTGCTCAAGAAGACGATGGTGGCCGCCGTGAAGGAGGCCGCCGAGCACCTGGGCAACACCCCCGCGGTGGCGCGCTCCTCGTATATCTACCCCTCCGTGCTCGCGATGTTCGAGCGCGGGCAGGTGGTGGACACCTGGTTCGACTCCGTGGACGAGCTGGCGGAGACACGGAGCGGGAGCCTTCACTGTTCGGAGAAGGCCCTGCTCGACATGCTCGACACGTCCCGGCGGCGCCGGAGGCGGGCGCGGCACTGA
- a CDS encoding 2OG-Fe(II) oxygenase produces MRAYTTHQKALPRTELHALRDALLGSRFVARSPLMGSFQASRGFAFIFTHEGRATLEARFPFLVPYLARVLDPVSARGLLPWHERLWGARRERPVPNAFYLNLLLLEAGRGVGRHIDATLQDPSGVPDATPRHVSVLYLQVPERARGGELRLLRQDAPVGEIRPREGLLVHFRGDLQHEVRPFTGSLDGASRASLVCEQYVFSPEALTRIPAFRIQSKAGFGAYLDHQRERPGGGSAGTLE; encoded by the coding sequence GTGCGCGCTTACACCACCCATCAAAAGGCCCTCCCCCGCACCGAGCTGCATGCGCTGAGGGACGCCCTGCTCGGCTCGCGCTTCGTGGCCCGCAGCCCCTTGATGGGGTCGTTCCAGGCCAGCCGGGGCTTCGCCTTCATCTTCACGCACGAGGGCCGGGCCACGCTGGAGGCCCGCTTCCCGTTCCTGGTGCCCTATCTGGCCCGCGTGCTGGACCCCGTCAGCGCCCGGGGGCTCTTGCCGTGGCACGAGCGGCTCTGGGGCGCGCGGCGGGAGCGGCCCGTCCCCAACGCCTTCTATCTGAACCTCTTGTTGCTGGAGGCGGGACGCGGCGTGGGGCGACACATCGATGCGACACTCCAGGACCCCAGCGGCGTGCCCGACGCCACGCCCCGACATGTGAGCGTGCTGTATCTCCAGGTGCCCGAACGCGCCCGGGGCGGCGAGTTGCGCCTGCTGCGCCAGGACGCTCCCGTGGGTGAGATTCGCCCCCGCGAGGGCCTGCTGGTGCACTTCCGGGGCGACCTCCAGCACGAGGTGCGCCCCTTCACCGGGAGCCTGGACGGCGCGAGCCGCGCCAGCCTCGTGTGTGAGCAGTACGTCTTTTCCCCCGAGGCGCTCACGCGCATCCCCGCCTTCCGCATCCAGTCCAAGGCGGGCTTCGGCGCGTATCTCGACCACCAACGTGAGCGCCCCGGCGGCGGCTCCGCCGGCACGTTGGAATAG
- a CDS encoding DUF1330 domain-containing protein: protein MAVDPQSADVERFIQEDPGGPVVILNLVRFKEGGRASYEAYASAVMPLLQKVDAQPLYAGDGATALVAEPGQTWDAVLLVRYPSRAAFLKMVADPEYQRIAHLRTEALQEAVLQATTPWGTSPAP, encoded by the coding sequence GTGGCCGTCGATCCCCAGAGTGCCGACGTGGAGCGCTTCATCCAGGAGGACCCGGGTGGCCCCGTGGTCATCCTGAACCTGGTGCGGTTCAAGGAAGGCGGCCGCGCGTCCTACGAGGCCTACGCGAGCGCGGTGATGCCCTTGCTCCAGAAGGTGGACGCCCAGCCGCTCTACGCGGGGGACGGCGCCACCGCGCTGGTGGCCGAGCCCGGACAGACGTGGGACGCGGTGCTGCTGGTCCGCTATCCCAGCCGCGCGGCCTTCCTGAAGATGGTGGCGGACCCGGAGTACCAGCGCATCGCGCACCTGCGCACGGAGGCGCTCCAGGAAGCCGTGCTCCAGGCCACCACCCCCTGGGGGACGTCACCGGCGCCCTGA